One stretch of Pigmentiphaga aceris DNA includes these proteins:
- the thpR gene encoding RNA 2',3'-cyclic phosphodiesterase, whose protein sequence is MCVTPDDSAAILWPRSFLALAPNAATRAHLASVPALPGVKPTQVEDLHLTLAFIGAISEPQRHALAAALPALAELARSIPLLAFTGFEVWPVPDRPRVWVAAYTLPDPMRKLVEQIQAVLTRAGLPVDGRPFRPHITLARFPRTAQACDVPMRPTRDHPAQVDEIGLYCRTATQDGPRYMALARVPLTDAPWPPPPFQEPA, encoded by the coding sequence ATGTGCGTCACGCCTGACGACTCCGCAGCCATCCTGTGGCCGCGCAGTTTTCTGGCGCTGGCCCCCAACGCCGCGACCCGCGCGCACCTGGCATCCGTGCCCGCATTGCCAGGCGTCAAGCCTACTCAGGTGGAAGACCTGCACCTGACGCTGGCGTTTATCGGTGCCATTTCAGAGCCCCAACGCCATGCGCTGGCTGCCGCCCTTCCCGCGCTTGCCGAACTCGCCAGGTCGATTCCCCTGCTGGCATTTACCGGCTTCGAGGTCTGGCCGGTTCCCGACCGACCCCGTGTATGGGTGGCCGCCTACACCTTGCCTGATCCCATGCGCAAGCTTGTGGAACAGATCCAGGCCGTGCTGACGCGCGCTGGCCTGCCGGTGGACGGACGCCCGTTTCGCCCGCATATCACGCTGGCACGTTTTCCACGAACCGCGCAGGCATGCGATGTGCCGATGCGTCCAACGCGTGATCACCCCGCCCAAGTGGACGAGATCGGGCTTTACTGCCGCACCGCCACACAAGACGGCCCGCGCTACATGGCCTTGGCCCGCGTGCCACTGACCGACGCCCCTTGGCCGCCCCCGCCTTTCCAGGAGCCTGCATGA
- a CDS encoding dihydrofolate reductase family protein, with protein MRPKIICHMVSSIDGRLLPSRWTPPAKGVSFDVSAQYEAVAARIDAKGFIIGRTTMAEFSVATEREPTLGQAVKRDAHQADRQGKDLSVVIDPKGKLHYSDNTASGGHILAVLSEKVSDAYLQALRTAGVSYCFAGEDGDDLHLAMDTLGQVFGAKAILLEGGGRINGAFLKAGLIDEVSLLVTASIDGLAGVPSIFDYAGEENEKPAAGQSLRHVATETLEGGTVWMRYQVEKAEA; from the coding sequence ATGCGCCCCAAGATTATTTGCCACATGGTCAGCTCCATCGATGGCCGCCTGCTGCCCAGCCGTTGGACACCGCCCGCCAAGGGCGTTTCCTTCGATGTGTCTGCCCAATATGAAGCCGTTGCCGCTCGCATCGACGCCAAGGGTTTCATCATCGGCCGCACTACCATGGCCGAGTTTTCAGTCGCCACCGAACGCGAGCCTACGCTGGGCCAAGCCGTCAAGCGTGATGCGCACCAGGCAGATCGCCAAGGCAAAGACCTTTCAGTAGTGATCGACCCGAAAGGCAAGCTTCACTATTCCGACAATACCGCCAGCGGCGGGCACATTCTGGCTGTGCTGTCCGAGAAGGTGTCGGATGCGTATCTGCAGGCTTTACGCACCGCAGGGGTGTCGTACTGCTTCGCGGGCGAAGACGGCGATGACCTGCACCTGGCGATGGACACGCTTGGCCAGGTCTTTGGCGCAAAAGCCATCTTGCTGGAAGGCGGCGGCCGCATCAACGGCGCGTTCCTGAAAGCCGGCTTGATCGACGAAGTCAGCCTGCTGGTGACTGCCAGCATCGATGGCCTGGCCGGTGTGCCCAGCATCTTCGACTACGCGGGCGAAGAGAACGAAAAGCCAGCTGCCGGCCAATCGCTGCGACACGTTGCCACCGAGACGCTGGAAGGCGGCACGGTGTGGATGCGTTATCAGGTAGAAAAAGCGGAAGCCTGA
- a CDS encoding MFS transporter, with protein sequence MISRQTVICLGLSQLINWGISYYLIGNFGPAMADDLGMGTTAIYAGLSLALVVMAATSPWTGRLIDRLGGRRVLPVGAVLNALGCVVLAVSQSAWTYYAAWIFLGIGMRLCLYEAAFATLARIGGVQARRAIGQITLFGGLASTVMWPVGHALAGAMGWRGALLVYAVFSLATLPLYRGLPPDRRVTVTASAAALPTWLARTPAQYRQAAILFSVIAMLTSFLAAGNAAHMLNILGGMGLDPALAVGIAALWGIGQVLARLGEFLFGQRIDPLKLNLLIACLLPLCFLAGLAASVPVAAAIFSFCYGACNGLFTISKGTLPLVLFDHRRYGALTGRLLVPSFLLTATAPLLYAAIITNVGAKAAMGMALAVACVVLGASAWLVWMFRHRA encoded by the coding sequence ATGATCTCCCGCCAGACTGTGATCTGCCTGGGTCTGTCGCAACTGATCAACTGGGGCATTTCGTATTACCTGATCGGCAACTTCGGCCCGGCCATGGCGGACGACCTGGGCATGGGCACGACGGCCATCTACGCTGGCCTGTCACTTGCTTTGGTCGTGATGGCGGCTACCTCTCCCTGGACGGGTCGCTTGATCGACCGGCTTGGCGGCCGACGTGTTCTGCCCGTGGGTGCCGTGTTGAACGCGCTGGGCTGCGTGGTGTTGGCGGTGTCGCAGTCGGCGTGGACCTACTACGCTGCGTGGATTTTCCTGGGCATTGGCATGCGCTTGTGCCTGTACGAGGCCGCGTTTGCCACCTTGGCGCGCATCGGTGGCGTTCAGGCGCGGCGGGCCATCGGACAGATCACCTTGTTTGGCGGTTTGGCATCGACGGTGATGTGGCCGGTGGGCCATGCGCTGGCGGGCGCAATGGGGTGGCGTGGTGCGCTGTTGGTCTATGCCGTGTTCTCGCTGGCCACCTTGCCGCTGTATCGCGGGTTGCCGCCAGACCGCCGCGTGACGGTCACAGCATCGGCTGCGGCATTGCCTACATGGCTGGCCCGCACGCCTGCGCAGTATCGACAAGCCGCCATCTTGTTCTCAGTCATCGCCATGCTCACCAGCTTTCTGGCCGCTGGCAACGCCGCGCACATGCTGAACATCTTGGGTGGCATGGGCTTGGACCCGGCATTGGCCGTTGGCATCGCCGCCTTGTGGGGCATAGGCCAAGTGCTGGCCCGACTGGGCGAATTCCTGTTCGGCCAACGGATAGATCCGCTGAAGCTGAATCTGCTGATCGCCTGTTTGTTGCCGCTGTGTTTTCTGGCGGGGCTTGCGGCAAGCGTACCCGTCGCCGCAGCGATTTTTTCGTTCTGCTATGGCGCGTGCAACGGCTTGTTCACAATCAGCAAAGGGACCTTGCCCTTGGTGCTGTTCGACCATCGGCGCTACGGTGCGCTGACTGGCCGCTTGCTGGTTCCGAGCTTTCTGCTGACCGCCACCGCGCCCTTGCTCTACGCGGCAATCATCACCAACGTGGGTGCAAAGGCTGCCATGGGCATGGCCTTGGCGGTAGCGTGTGTGGTGCTGGGTGCATCGGCGTGGCTGGTATGGATGTTCCGCCACCGCGCCTAA
- a CDS encoding S9 family peptidase, translating into MTTPFTPSDIFNHRTISSTNGSPSENLLACAVTSLNSATDGENSAIWAVPLDAGAPWQMTQGGSIDNTPQWSPDGERLAFISNRAGNYQLFVMPRHGGEAVQLSQGNFSLVSYEWSPDGSRIAAVCAVTVDPSLRGARPDPNAVPAPVDGPQVVWKLPYKMDGVGYILNREMRLFMIDAASGEATPLTDGPFDVKAARWSPDGKQLVYVRTREGDMSHRTDVWVMDTDGHHARQLTTDHAQVLYPLWSPDGRWIVFAGTIEEGDAKVRPWLIEVASGKVQALGDEDIELSFEADSMQFVGKDASKLLAVLASRGIQHVCEISIPDGQIKVLADGDRHLSKLCCTPDYVAYTSENSVLPMEIHACRHDGKDERAVSHFNDWWCDRAPATMERRQFVVPDGDGGTETIDGWLIRPVGAKGAAPLLMDAHGGPASYALFDYPVIAYWPVLWSQGWSILALNAVGSSSYGRAFADRLNQRWGEIDLPQYTAAVAQLQAEGIADDRVCIAGKSYGGYLSAWAVGNSTLFRAAVVMAPVANMETHYGTSDSGYYSDSYTMQGNRAETHALIRKVSPVHYVHQAITPTLILQGTNDERCPRSQAEELFVTIRRETDTPCEMVLYPGGTHKFTSTGKPSHRQDTMSRIVEWVTRWVDQHLVTEASTQQNKQAPIK; encoded by the coding sequence ATGACTACGCCATTCACCCCAAGCGACATTTTCAATCATCGAACGATCTCCAGTACCAACGGCTCGCCAAGCGAAAACCTGCTTGCCTGCGCCGTCACGTCGTTGAACTCCGCCACCGATGGCGAAAACAGCGCCATCTGGGCAGTCCCCTTGGACGCCGGTGCTCCGTGGCAAATGACCCAGGGTGGGAGTATCGACAACACGCCCCAATGGTCCCCGGACGGCGAACGGCTTGCCTTTATTTCCAATCGCGCAGGTAATTACCAGCTGTTTGTGATGCCCCGGCATGGCGGCGAAGCGGTACAGCTGTCGCAGGGCAATTTCAGCCTGGTGTCTTACGAATGGAGCCCGGACGGCAGTCGAATTGCGGCGGTCTGCGCGGTAACGGTCGACCCAAGCCTGCGGGGTGCACGCCCCGACCCCAATGCGGTACCCGCCCCTGTCGATGGCCCGCAAGTCGTCTGGAAGCTGCCCTACAAGATGGATGGCGTGGGCTACATCCTGAACCGCGAGATGCGCCTGTTCATGATCGACGCAGCAAGCGGTGAAGCTACCCCGCTGACCGACGGTCCCTTCGACGTGAAAGCAGCGCGCTGGTCGCCTGATGGCAAACAGCTGGTCTATGTTCGCACTCGCGAAGGCGACATGAGTCATCGCACCGATGTGTGGGTCATGGACACCGACGGCCACCATGCCCGCCAACTGACCACGGATCATGCCCAGGTGCTGTACCCATTGTGGTCGCCAGACGGACGCTGGATCGTGTTCGCGGGCACCATTGAGGAAGGTGATGCCAAGGTGCGCCCGTGGCTGATTGAGGTGGCCAGCGGCAAGGTGCAGGCGCTGGGCGACGAGGACATCGAATTGTCTTTCGAGGCCGACAGCATGCAGTTTGTTGGCAAAGATGCGTCCAAGCTGCTGGCCGTGCTGGCGTCACGGGGCATCCAGCATGTCTGTGAAATCAGCATTCCAGATGGCCAGATCAAGGTATTGGCCGATGGCGATCGGCATTTGTCTAAGCTCTGCTGCACGCCTGACTACGTGGCTTATACGTCTGAGAACTCGGTGCTGCCGATGGAAATCCATGCATGTCGGCACGACGGCAAAGACGAACGCGCGGTCAGTCACTTCAATGACTGGTGGTGCGATCGCGCCCCGGCCACGATGGAGCGACGCCAGTTCGTGGTGCCCGACGGCGACGGCGGCACTGAAACCATCGACGGCTGGCTGATTCGTCCGGTAGGCGCGAAAGGTGCCGCACCATTATTGATGGACGCCCACGGCGGCCCGGCCAGTTATGCCTTGTTCGATTATCCGGTGATCGCTTACTGGCCGGTGCTTTGGTCACAAGGCTGGTCGATTCTGGCGCTGAATGCGGTTGGGTCGTCCAGTTACGGACGAGCATTTGCAGACCGCTTGAATCAGCGTTGGGGCGAAATAGATCTGCCCCAATACACAGCAGCCGTTGCCCAGTTGCAAGCGGAAGGCATTGCAGATGATCGCGTTTGCATTGCAGGCAAGTCCTACGGGGGCTACCTGAGCGCCTGGGCAGTGGGCAACAGCACCCTGTTCCGGGCAGCTGTTGTGATGGCCCCGGTAGCCAACATGGAAACGCACTACGGCACGTCGGACAGCGGTTATTACTCGGACAGCTACACCATGCAAGGCAATCGCGCCGAAACGCACGCACTGATCCGCAAGGTGTCACCCGTGCACTATGTCCATCAAGCAATTACGCCCACCTTGATCTTGCAAGGCACGAATGATGAGCGATGCCCGCGCAGTCAGGCAGAAGAGCTGTTCGTGACGATTCGCCGAGAGACCGACACGCCTTGTGAAATGGTGCTGTACCCGGGCGGGACGCACAAATTCACCAGCACTGGCAAACCGTCGCACCGGCAAGACACCATGTCTCGGATCGTTGAATGGGTGACGCGATGGGTGGATCAGCATTTGGTGACAGAGGCCTCCACACAGCAAAACAAGCAAGCTCCAATTAAGTAA
- a CDS encoding EF-Tu/IF-2/RF-3 family GTPase gives MKDNNMSMTPGNRHSPDLIDDDLRMTIDDVFHITGRGVVAVGKIESGFLAVGDEIEIRHNGLAVAQTFVVGIEMFRKLVDEAAVGDHVGLLLSDVKIDQLKRGMVVGWPGAASASFNGMPAKPVTVDGVPVTTTFNTTASQFSSVKADETVDRLSNAAASAADHKDFTKGEEFRGLGFTDDSTPGHVGSPAKAIKRTLIALVLVAAAAALAANMMGLI, from the coding sequence ATGAAGGACAACAACATGAGCATGACGCCCGGTAATCGGCACAGTCCCGACCTGATCGACGACGACCTGCGAATGACCATCGACGATGTATTCCACATCACAGGTCGTGGCGTGGTTGCTGTCGGCAAAATCGAATCGGGCTTTCTGGCGGTGGGTGACGAGATCGAAATCAGGCACAACGGTCTGGCCGTTGCACAGACCTTTGTCGTCGGTATAGAAATGTTCCGCAAGCTGGTTGACGAAGCCGCGGTCGGCGATCACGTGGGCCTGCTGCTCAGCGACGTAAAAATAGATCAGTTGAAGCGTGGCATGGTGGTAGGTTGGCCGGGTGCCGCATCAGCCAGTTTCAATGGCATGCCGGCCAAGCCGGTGACCGTGGACGGCGTCCCGGTTACCACCACCTTCAACACCACAGCCTCGCAGTTTTCCAGTGTCAAGGCGGATGAGACGGTGGACCGCCTGTCCAATGCGGCGGCAAGTGCTGCCGACCACAAGGATTTCACCAAGGGCGAAGAGTTTCGCGGACTTGGCTTTACCGACGACAGCACACCCGGCCATGTAGGCTCGCCTGCCAAGGCAATCAAACGCACGCTGATTGCGCTCGTGTTGGTGGCCGCAGCAGCTGCATTGGCCGCCAATATGATGGGCCTGATCTAA
- a CDS encoding LysR family transcriptional regulator, which yields MDRFMEMKTFIAVVDAGSFIGAADPMGMSKAAVSRHVSDLENRLGVRLLQRTTRRLSLTDEGQSFYARSKEALALVDEAETEIRSRSIEASGVVRVNAPHTFGVLHLAPLWGGFMDANPRVSLEVTLSDRVVDLVDEGFDLAIRIAVLPNSTLVSRKLASTRMMLCASPDYLARVGTPSHPKDLALHQVIAYSYWATRDEWTFTGPEGEVSVRTHARLYANNGDTCLAAALSGQGIILQPSFLVAEDVRAGRLVELMPEYKSIELGIYAVYPTRKQLALKVRRLIDFLADALQRPVWMT from the coding sequence ATGGACCGCTTCATGGAAATGAAGACCTTCATCGCCGTCGTCGATGCCGGCAGCTTCATCGGTGCCGCCGATCCGATGGGCATGAGCAAAGCAGCCGTGTCGCGTCATGTCAGTGACCTGGAAAACCGACTTGGTGTGCGACTGTTGCAACGGACCACACGGCGGCTGTCGCTTACCGATGAAGGGCAGTCGTTCTACGCGCGGAGCAAAGAAGCCTTGGCGTTGGTGGACGAGGCGGAAACCGAGATTCGATCGCGCTCGATAGAGGCCAGCGGCGTTGTGCGTGTGAACGCCCCGCATACTTTCGGGGTGTTGCACCTGGCCCCGCTGTGGGGCGGGTTCATGGACGCAAACCCACGTGTATCGCTTGAAGTGACGCTAAGCGACCGAGTGGTGGACTTGGTGGATGAAGGCTTCGACTTGGCAATTCGGATCGCGGTCTTGCCGAACAGCACCTTGGTCAGCCGGAAGCTCGCGTCCACACGGATGATGCTGTGCGCGTCGCCCGATTACCTTGCACGTGTAGGTACCCCGTCGCATCCGAAAGACTTGGCCTTGCATCAGGTGATCGCGTATTCGTATTGGGCGACACGGGATGAATGGACGTTTACGGGGCCAGAGGGCGAGGTGTCTGTCCGGACGCACGCAAGGCTGTATGCCAACAATGGGGACACTTGTCTGGCAGCGGCATTGAGTGGACAGGGGATTATTTTGCAGCCGAGTTTTCTGGTGGCTGAGGATGTGCGGGCGGGGAGGTTGGTGGAATTGATGCCCGAATACAAGTCGATTGAATTGGGGATTTATGCGGTGTATCCGACGCGAAAGCAGCTGGCGTTGAAGGTGCGGAGGTTGATCGACTTTCTGGCGGACGCATTGCAGCGTCCGGTGTGGATGACATAA
- a CDS encoding alpha/beta hydrolase: MSSQAAPAVSALIEDSHSGLKYRVRAAEGDAPVARLLLLHGVGGNETNLIALGALVDPRVEILFVQGPLTLGPQQFAWFQVQFGPQGPSINAPQADQSRELLIRLIRGLATSMPPVIAGFSQGGILSASVGLTAPADVAGFAVLSGRILPEIAAKIAPREDLAKLSAFIGHGSFDDKLPVSWAERAAEWLTTLGVPHLAKHYPIGHGLSAEMADDFLQWLGQTVKLG; the protein is encoded by the coding sequence ATGAGTTCCCAAGCAGCCCCCGCCGTCAGTGCCCTGATTGAAGACAGCCACTCTGGCCTGAAGTATCGCGTTCGTGCCGCCGAGGGCGATGCGCCTGTTGCGCGGCTGTTGCTGTTGCACGGCGTGGGGGGCAATGAAACCAATCTGATCGCGCTGGGTGCGCTGGTTGACCCGCGTGTCGAAATTCTGTTCGTGCAAGGTCCGCTCACCCTGGGGCCGCAGCAGTTTGCGTGGTTCCAGGTGCAGTTCGGCCCGCAAGGTCCGTCGATCAATGCGCCGCAGGCTGATCAGAGTCGTGAGTTATTGATTCGATTGATTCGTGGCTTGGCTACAAGTATGCCCCCTGTGATCGCTGGCTTCAGCCAAGGCGGGATTTTGAGCGCCAGCGTGGGCCTGACGGCACCCGCCGATGTAGCCGGCTTTGCGGTGCTCAGCGGCCGGATCTTGCCCGAGATCGCCGCGAAGATCGCGCCGCGCGAAGACCTTGCCAAGTTGTCGGCGTTCATCGGTCACGGAAGCTTTGATGACAAGCTGCCGGTTTCCTGGGCCGAGCGTGCAGCGGAATGGTTGACCACGCTGGGCGTGCCGCACCTGGCCAAGCACTACCCCATTGGCCACGGGCTGTCTGCCGAGATGGCGGATGACTTCTTGCAGTGGCTGGGTCAGACGGTAAAGCTTGGCTAA
- the hmpA gene encoding NO-inducible flavohemoprotein, which yields MLSDAHRAIVKATVPILETGGETLTTHFYKMLLRDYPQVVPLFNKAHQSSGDQPRALANGILMYAKNIDRLEALGDLVGAIVNKHVALQILPEHYPMVGDCLLRAIREVLGAEIATDEVIAAWAAAYGQLADILIGAEKQVYDDTAKAEGGWRGTRDFVVTKKVAESDEITSFYFEPVDGKSVLQFQPGQYIGLRVIVDGEEMRRQYSLSAAANGQHYRISVKREPGGKVSNHLHDHVHEGTVVQLMPPSGQFTLAASNKPLVLLSGGVGITPMLSMLDAALKTGRPVHFIHAARHGGVHAFREYLDTQAAQHPQLKTYFCYEQAREQDKAPHATGLIDQAVLRNWLPASPDVDAYFVGPKPFMKAMKQHLAALGVPAEQSRYEFFGPASALA from the coding sequence ATGCTGTCCGATGCTCACCGCGCGATTGTCAAAGCCACCGTACCGATTCTGGAGACCGGCGGCGAAACCCTGACCACGCACTTCTACAAGATGCTGCTGCGGGACTATCCGCAGGTGGTGCCGCTGTTCAACAAGGCGCACCAAAGCTCGGGTGATCAGCCGCGTGCGCTGGCCAATGGCATTTTGATGTACGCCAAGAACATCGACCGGCTGGAAGCGTTGGGTGACTTGGTCGGGGCCATCGTCAACAAGCACGTGGCGTTGCAGATCCTGCCCGAACACTATCCGATGGTGGGCGACTGTCTGCTGCGCGCGATCCGCGAGGTGCTGGGCGCAGAGATCGCGACTGACGAGGTGATTGCGGCCTGGGCTGCCGCCTACGGCCAATTGGCGGACATTCTGATCGGCGCAGAAAAGCAGGTTTACGACGACACCGCAAAAGCTGAAGGCGGTTGGCGCGGCACGCGCGATTTCGTGGTGACCAAGAAGGTCGCGGAAAGCGATGAGATCACGTCGTTCTATTTCGAGCCGGTAGACGGCAAGTCTGTCCTGCAATTCCAGCCCGGCCAATACATCGGTCTGCGTGTCATCGTGGACGGCGAAGAAATGCGTCGTCAGTATTCCCTGTCTGCGGCGGCCAACGGCCAGCATTACCGCATCAGCGTAAAGCGCGAGCCAGGCGGCAAGGTGTCGAACCATCTGCACGATCACGTGCATGAAGGCACGGTGGTGCAACTGATGCCGCCATCAGGCCAGTTCACGCTTGCCGCCAGCAACAAACCCCTGGTCTTGCTTAGCGGTGGCGTAGGCATCACGCCGATGTTGAGCATGCTCGACGCCGCCTTGAAAACCGGACGCCCGGTGCACTTCATTCATGCGGCCCGGCACGGTGGTGTGCACGCATTTCGCGAGTATCTGGATACGCAAGCCGCACAGCATCCGCAACTGAAAACCTACTTCTGCTACGAGCAGGCGCGTGAACAGGACAAGGCACCGCATGCAACCGGGCTGATCGACCAGGCCGTGCTGCGCAACTGGCTGCCGGCCTCGCCGGATGTGGATGCGTATTTTGTCGGCCCGAAGCCCTTCATGAAGGCAATGAAGCAGCACCTGGCGGCGCTCGGTGTGCCCGCCGAACAAAGCCGCTACGAGTTCTTCGGACCGGCGTCGGCGCTGGCCTGA
- a CDS encoding dioxygenase family protein, producing the protein MSTTLPVIFVSHGAPTFALEPGRTGPLLNAVGKRLPAVKAILMVSAHWETDGEVRVSTAVQPETIHDFGGFPRALYELSYPAKGHPALAKRTADVLEAAGFPVRPDPARGLDHGAWVPLMHMLPKADVPVFQVSLPHQLDAAGCVALGRALAPLRDEGVLIMGSGSMTHNLYEFRRHDDGKEPYVLEFSRWVHQAVVAGDLDSLIAYRKLAPHAARAHPSEDHFLPLLVALGATVPADPVEFLDGGITYGVLAMDAFVIGELAKEPVAA; encoded by the coding sequence ATGTCCACTACGCTGCCTGTCATCTTCGTTTCCCACGGCGCGCCGACGTTTGCGCTGGAACCCGGTCGCACCGGCCCGCTGTTGAATGCCGTCGGCAAACGCCTGCCTGCTGTGAAGGCGATTCTGATGGTGTCGGCGCATTGGGAGACCGATGGCGAAGTTCGGGTGTCGACAGCCGTTCAGCCCGAGACCATTCATGATTTCGGTGGTTTTCCGCGTGCCCTGTACGAGCTGAGCTATCCCGCCAAGGGTCATCCGGCTTTGGCCAAACGCACTGCCGATGTTTTGGAAGCTGCTGGTTTCCCGGTTCGTCCGGACCCGGCTCGCGGTCTGGATCACGGGGCCTGGGTGCCGTTGATGCACATGCTGCCGAAGGCTGATGTGCCGGTGTTCCAGGTGTCCTTGCCGCATCAGTTGGACGCCGCCGGCTGTGTGGCCTTGGGTCGTGCGTTGGCCCCGCTGCGCGACGAAGGGGTGCTGATCATGGGCTCGGGCAGCATGACGCACAACCTGTACGAGTTCCGTCGCCATGATGATGGCAAGGAGCCCTATGTGCTGGAGTTCAGCCGCTGGGTGCATCAGGCTGTCGTGGCCGGCGATCTGGACAGTCTGATTGCGTACCGCAAGCTTGCCCCGCACGCGGCCCGCGCTCATCCCAGCGAAGATCACTTCCTGCCGCTGCTGGTGGCCTTGGGTGCCACGGTGCCGGCTGATCCGGTGGAGTTCCTGGACGGTGGCATTACCTACGGCGTGTTGGCCATGGATGCGTTTGTGATCGGCGAGTTGGCCAAAGAGCCAGTCGCGGCTTGA
- a CDS encoding LysR family transcriptional regulator encodes MDTRGLNLDHLRAFLDVIELGSFSAAAQKHHLTQPAISQQVRQLERRFGVRLAERVGRRVSATAAGTELLMHIRAIDAAVVQAFDAVGAHAAEVHGRLRLGTGATACTYLLPPLLASLKQRFPELEVVVSTGNTGDMLRGIEHNSLDIGLVTLPAPGRMFEVTPIMDDEFVAIFPSDGATPPSRVTPAVLAARPMVLFEPGALTRRLVDDWFEAAGLQARPTMELGSTEAMKEIVAAGLGCAVLPRLAVSGPGARAALTVCSLSPPLHRKLAVVMRRDKPLSRGLLHLASALKGLGPV; translated from the coding sequence ATGGATACCCGCGGCCTGAATCTGGACCACTTGCGTGCTTTTCTGGACGTGATCGAACTCGGCAGCTTTTCCGCCGCCGCCCAGAAGCACCACCTGACGCAACCCGCCATCAGCCAACAAGTGCGTCAGCTGGAACGCCGCTTTGGTGTGCGCCTGGCTGAACGCGTGGGCCGGCGCGTCAGTGCCACCGCAGCGGGTACTGAGTTGCTGATGCACATCCGCGCGATCGATGCCGCCGTGGTTCAGGCATTCGACGCTGTGGGTGCCCACGCGGCCGAGGTGCATGGGCGCTTGCGGTTGGGCACGGGCGCGACCGCCTGCACCTACTTGCTGCCGCCCTTGCTGGCGAGTTTGAAGCAACGTTTCCCAGAGTTGGAAGTCGTTGTCAGCACCGGCAATACCGGTGACATGCTGCGAGGCATCGAACACAACAGCCTGGATATCGGCCTGGTCACACTGCCCGCGCCGGGTCGCATGTTCGAGGTCACACCAATCATGGACGATGAATTCGTGGCTATCTTCCCCAGCGATGGTGCCACACCACCCAGCCGGGTGACGCCTGCGGTGCTGGCGGCACGTCCGATGGTGTTGTTCGAACCGGGTGCACTTACGCGACGCTTGGTGGATGACTGGTTCGAAGCTGCCGGTCTGCAAGCGCGCCCAACGATGGAACTGGGCAGTACCGAAGCCATGAAAGAAATCGTGGCGGCCGGCCTTGGCTGCGCAGTGCTGCCGCGCCTGGCGGTATCTGGACCAGGGGCACGCGCGGCCTTGACGGTGTGTTCGCTCAGTCCGCCCTTGCATCGCAAGCTTGCAGTGGTCATGCGGCGGGACAAACCTCTGTCGCGCGGGCTGCTTCACCTGGCATCTGCGCTGAAAGGACTTGGTCCGGTTTGA